The DNA region TGATCCGGCCCGAAGTGGCGCACACAGGTGACGATGCCGCGCATGGTGATGTCGGGCACGGCCTCGGCGGCTTGTCGGATCGCGGCGAGGTAGTCGCGCCACGCCTCTGGGTCCGCGCCACCGCAGAAATCGGGGCTGAGGAAGACTTCGGTGTAGATCACGCCGTGGGCGGCGCATTCCTCCAATACGGCGCGGGTCAGGCGGCCGAATTCTTCGGGGCCGGTCAGGACGGAGCATGCCGCCTCATAGACCTGCAAGAAGTGGTTGAAGTCGCGATAAGCATAACCGCCATCTTCCGTGAATATCCCACTGATATCCATGCGCTTTTCCTGCGCCAGGCCGCGAATGAACGCAGGCGGCGCGCCGCCTTCCAGGTGCAGGTGCAGCTCAACCTTCGGCAAATCTCTCATAGAAAACTCTCTCCTGCGCCGCGATCCGGCAGCCCCAGATGCGCCGCGATGGAGGCCCCGACATCCGCAAAGGCCACCACGCCCAGATGCCCGGAATACGGCCCCTTGGCAAGGACCGGAACCCGCTCGCGCGTGTGATCGGTGCCGGGCCATGTGGGGTCGTTGCCGTGGTCAGCGGTCAGGATCATCAGATCATCGGGGCGCATCGCATCCAGCACCGGCGCAAGGGCTGCGTCAAACCATTCCAGATGCCGCGCGTAGCCCGAGACATCGCGGCGGTGCCCATAGAGGCTGTCGAACTCCACGAAATTGGCGAAGACCAGCGCGCCGTCGGGGGCCGTCGCGACGGTGTCTTTCAAGTGCTCCATCAACGCCGCATCCGGCCCTTTCAGGACCGTCCCCGCACTGCGCCCGGCAAAGATATCTCGGATCTTGCCGATGGTGATCACGTCGCGCCCCGCCTCCTTTGCCCAATCCAGCAAGGTCTTGCCCGGCGGTTCAATCGCGTAATCGCGACGGTTGCCGGTGCGGGTGTAAGCGCCGGGCGGGCCGGTAAAGGGCCGCGCAATCACCCGCCCAATGCGGCGCTTGTGCAGCATCGGCGCGAGGTCTTCACAGAGCTTGAGCAACCGATCCAGCCCGAAGCTCTCTTCATGGGCGGCGATCTGGAACACGCTATCGGCGGAGGTGTAGCAGATCGGCCAACCGGTTTGCTCGTGCCGCTCCCCCAGACGCGCGATGATCTCGGTCCCGCTGGCGTGTTCATTGCCAAGCACGCCGTCCGTGCCCGCCAGCTGCGCCGCCGCGTCCCGCACATCCTGCGGGAAGCTGTCCGTCTTGTCGGTGAAATAACCCCAGTCCCAGGGCACCGGCAGGCCCGCCAATTCCCAATGGCCGGACGGAGTGTCCTTGCCGGGGCTCACCTCTTGCGCTGCGGCCCACAGGCCGTTTGGCTCTGCCCCTAGCCCCGTCACCCGCAGGCCTGAGGCCAATTGCAACGCCGCTCCCAACCCCAAGGCATCCAAGTTCGGCACCTGCAACGGGCCGCTGCGCCCCTCCTCCGCGCGGCCCTCGGCACAGGCCTGCGCGATATGGCCCAGCGTGTTGGCACCGGTGTCGGGCACGTCCCCGTTGAAGAAATCGCCCGCATCGGGCGCGCCTCCGATCCCGACAGAATCCATCACAACAAGGAAGGCGCGGCTCATGTCAGGCAATCCTCTCATGGATCAGGGGCGGCGTATCTATCGCAGCGTCCGACAGGGTGAATGCGCGGCGCAGCTTGGCGGCCAGCGCGCGGCCTTCGTCCTCATCGGCTGTGTGCATGCGCGCAAGGGGTGTCACATCGTCCACCCGCGTGCCCAGCCGCGCGATGTCCGACAGGCCAACCGCCGGGTCGATCCGGTCGTCCTCCCGCAGGCGGCCGCCGCCCAGATGCACCACGATCTCTCCCAGGGCGCGGGTGTCGATGGCGGTGACGTATCCCGCCTGTCCCGGATGCACATCCATCATCACCGGCGCGGCCGGCAACCTGTCGGGCCAGCGCTCCACGAAATCGACCGGGCCGCCCAGTTCGGCCACCATCTCTGCGAAGACCCGCGCGGCCTCTCCGCCTGCCAGCGCGCGTCTGATCCGGCCCTCGCC from Jannaschia sp. CCS1 includes:
- a CDS encoding phosphopentomutase, with the translated sequence MSRAFLVVMDSVGIGGAPDAGDFFNGDVPDTGANTLGHIAQACAEGRAEEGRSGPLQVPNLDALGLGAALQLASGLRVTGLGAEPNGLWAAAQEVSPGKDTPSGHWELAGLPVPWDWGYFTDKTDSFPQDVRDAAAQLAGTDGVLGNEHASGTEIIARLGERHEQTGWPICYTSADSVFQIAAHEESFGLDRLLKLCEDLAPMLHKRRIGRVIARPFTGPPGAYTRTGNRRDYAIEPPGKTLLDWAKEAGRDVITIGKIRDIFAGRSAGTVLKGPDAALMEHLKDTVATAPDGALVFANFVEFDSLYGHRRDVSGYARHLEWFDAALAPVLDAMRPDDLMILTADHGNDPTWPGTDHTRERVPVLAKGPYSGHLGVVAFADVGASIAAHLGLPDRGAGESFL